The DNA sequence GACGACGACCGTCCCGTTCTTGACGCCGCTCTTCTCCATGTCCTTGACATCGTCGGCGTCGGAGGACTGGTTGCTTCCACCGACCCGCTTGTACTCGCTGAGCACCGTCGCCGGCGTAGCCAGCTTGTGCGCCCCGTCGTCCTCAAGGTTGCCCGCGCCGCCGCTGCTGCCGCCGAGCACGAAGTACGCCCCCACGCCGATCGCGACCACGACGGCCACGGCGCCGATGATCAGGCCGGCCTTCTTGCCGCCGCCGCCCGGGGCCGGGGGCTGGGGCATGCCGTACGGCTGCTGCTGGCCGTACTGGGGCTGCTGGCCGTAGGGGTTCGGCTGCTGGGGCGGGACGCCGGGGGGCTGCTGCGGGTAGCCGTAACCGGGCTGGGGCTGGGTCGGCGGGGCCTGCTGGGGGTAGCCGTAGCCGGGCTGGGGCGCCTGCGGCGGCTGGCCGTACGGGCCGGGCTGCTGCGGCTGGCCGTACGGACCGGGCTGCTGGGGCTGCCCGCCGTACGGGCCCGGCTGGTTGTAGCTCATTTCTGGGTTCCCCTCCAGATGCTTATGTGTTCCTGACATCCTGGCCCAGACTCAGGCAACGCATGGCATCGGGGTGCCCACCGTTACAGAACAAACGCGTTTCGGGACACGCCCGCGACACCCCTAAACTGAGCGGGTGACCGAGAACGCTCAGCAGCAGCCACCAGCGCCCGACACCGAACTGCCGACCCAGTACGCGCCGGCCGATGTAGAGGGGCCGCTGTACGAGCGCTGGGTAGAGCGCGGTTACTTCGAGGCGGACGCGAAGAGCGACAAGCCGCCGTTCACCGTCGTCATCCCGCCGCCGAACGTCACCGGCAGCCTGCACCTCGGGCACGCCTTCGAGCACACCCTCATCGACGCCCTGACGCGTCGTAAGCGCATGCAGGGTTACGAGACGCTGTGGCAGCCGGGCATGGACCACGCCGGTATCGCCACGCAGAACGTCGTCGAGCGTGAGCTGGGGAAGGAAGGCAAGTCCCGGCACGACCTCGGGCGTGAGGCGTTCGTCGAGCGCGTCTGGCAGTGGAAGGGCGAGTCCGGCGGGCAGATCAGCGGGCAGATGCGGCGCCTCGGCGACGGCGTCGCCTGGTCGCGCGAGCGCTTCACCATGGACGAGGGGCTGTCCCAGGCCGTCCAGACCATCTTCAAGCGCCTCTACGACGACGAGCTGATCTACCGCGCCGAGCGCATCATCAACTGGTGCCCGCGCTGTCTGACGGCCATCTCGGACATCGAGGTCGAGTACCAGGACGACGACGGCGAGCTCGTCTCCATCCGGTACGGCGACGGCGACGACGCCATCGTCGTGGCCACGACCCGCGCCGAGACGATGCTCGGCGACACCGCGGTCGCCGTCCACCCCGATGACGAGCGCTACCGCCACCTCGTCGGCCGCGACATCGAGCTGCCGCTCACCGGCCGCCGTATCCCCGTCGTCGCCGACGAGCACGTCGACCCCGAGTTCGGCACCGGCGCCGTCAAGGTCACCCCGGCCCACGACCCGAACGACTTCGAGATCGGCCAGCGCCACGGCCTGCCGTCCCTCACGGTGATGGACGAGCACGCCGTCATCACGGCCCACGGCCCGTTCCAAGGCCTGGACCGCCTGGAGGCCCGCTCGGCCATCGTCGCCGCGCTGCGCGCCGAGGGCCGGATCGTCGCCGAGAAGCGGCCGTACGTCCACTCCGTCGGCCACTGCTCGCGCTGCAAGACCACCATCGAGCCGCGCCTGTCCATGCAGTGGTGGGTCAAGGTCGGCCCGCTCGCCAAGGCCGCCGGTGACGCGGTCCGCGACGGCAAGGTCAAGATCCACCCGCAGGAGATGGAGAAGCGGTACTTCGACTGGGTCGACAACCTCCATGACTGGTGCATCTCACGGCAGTTGTGGTGGGGTCACCGGATTCCGGTCTGGTACGGCCCGGAGGGTGAAGTCCTCTGCGTCGGCCCCGACGACGAGGTCCCGACCGGCGAGGGCTGGCACCAGGACACCGACGTCCTCGACACCTGGTTCTCCTCCGGCCTGTGGCCCTTCTCCACGCTCGGCTGGCCCGAACAGACCGAGTCGCTCGCGAAGTTCTACCCGAACTCCGTCCTGGTCACCGGCTACGACATCCTCTTCTTCTGGGTCGCCCGGATGATGATGTTCGGCCTGTACGCGATGGACGGCACCCCGCCGTTCCACACCATCGCCCTGCACGGCATGGTCCGCGACCAGTTCGGCAAGAAGATGTCGAAGTCCTTCGGCAACGCGGTCAACCCGCTGGACTGGATGGACAAGTACGGCAGCGACGCGCTCCGCTTCACCCTCGCGCGCGGTGCCAACCCGGGCGTCGACGTCCCGATCGGCGAGGACTGGGTCCAGGGCTCCCGGAACTTCGCCAACAAGATCTGGAACGCGACGCGCTTCGCGCTGATGAACGGCGCCACGGTCGACGGCCCGCTGCCGGAGCCGTCGGCGATGTCGTCGACGGACCGCTGGATCCTGTCCCGCCTGAACTCCGTCGTCGCCGAAGTCGACGCGTTCTACGAGGACTTCCAGTTCGCGAAGCTGTCCGACGCGCTCTTCCACTTCGCGTGGGACGAGGTCTTCGACTGGTACGTCGAGCTGTCCAAGACCACGTTCCAGGCGGGCGGCGAGCCGGCCGAGGTCTCCAAGCGCGTCCTCGGTGAGGTCCTCGACGTCACCCTCAAGATGCTGCACCCGGTGGTCCCGTTCGTCACGGAGACGCTGTGGACGACGCTGACGGGCGGCGAGTCGATCGTGATCGCCGAGTGGCCGAAGGACAGCGGCTTCCGTGACACGGCGGCCGAGCAGGAGATCGCCGTTCTCCAGCAGGTCACCACCGAGGTCCGCCGCTTCCGCGCCGACCAGGGCCTGCAGCCGGGCCAGCGCGTCCCGGCCCGCCTGAGCCTGGACGGCACGGCCCTCGCCCCGCACGAGCCGGCCATCCGCCAGCTGCTGCGCCTCCAGCCGGAGGGCGAGTCCTTCACGGCCACGGCGACCCTGCCGGTGGCGGGCGCCGAGGTCGCCCTCGACCTCTCAGGCGTGATCGACGTCGCGGCCGAGCGCAAGCGCCTGGCCAAGGACCTCGCGGCGGCCGAGAAGGAGAAGGCCCAGGCGAACGCCAAGCTCGGCAACGAGGCGTTCCTCGCGAAGGCGCCGGACAACGTCGTGGAGAAGATCCGCGGCCGGCTGGCGAAGGCGGAAGAGGACATCGCACGGATCGCCGCACAGCTGGACCGCCTGCCGCAGGCGTAGTCGGTTCTACGGCCATGAGGCCCCCGGTGCTGTCAGGCGCCGGGGGCCTGCGCGTACCTCAGCGGCGTGGGGCTGTACCGATGTGGCTCCGCCGCGTGGGCGTGACCAGCCACAATGAACCAGCAGCCGCCCGCCGACCCAGGACACGCCACTGGGTGGGCGCCCTGTCAGTCCCCCTCCGTAGACTGGCCCCGTGAGCGACCAGAACGAGCCCGACCCCCTCGACCCCTTCGAAGAGATCATCGCGGCCGAGACCGACCGCGACCCGGATCTCGCGGTCATCGAGGCCGGCAGCCGCACCCTGCGCACCCAGGGCGGCCCGCCCAGCGCCGACGTGCCCGCACGCCCCGAGGACCCCGAGGTCGACAAGGCGCTGCGCGAGGTCGAGGCGGAGCTCGCCACCCGCTGGGGCGAGACCAAGCTGGAGCCGTCCGTCAGCCGGATCGCCGCGCTCATGGACGTGCTGGGCGAGCCGCAGCGGGCGTACCCCTCCATCCACATCACCGGCACCAACGGCAAGACGTCGACGGCCCGCATGATCGAGGCCCTCCTCGGTGCCTTCGAGCTGCGCACCGGCCGCTACACCTCCCCGCACGTCCAGTCGATCACCGAGCGGATCAGCCTCGACGGGGCGCCGATCTCGGCCGAGCGGTTCATCGAGACGTACCAGGACATCCGGCCGTACATCGAGATGGTCGACTCGCAGCAGGAGTACCGGCTGTCCTTCTTCGAGGTGCTGACGGGCATGGCGTACGCCGCCTTCGCCGACGCGCCCGTCGATGTCGCCGTCGTGGAAGTGGGCATGGGCGGCTCCTGGGACGCCACGAACGTCATCGACGGTGATGTCGCCGTCGTGACCCCCATAGACCTCGACCACACCGACCGGCTCGGCAGCACTCCGGGCGAGATCGCCGGCGAGAAGGCCGGGATCATCAAGCAGGACGCCACCGTGATCATGGCCCAGCAGCCGGTGGACGCGGCGCAGGTGCTGCTGAAGAAGGCCGTGGAGGTCGACGCCACCGTCGCGCGCGAGGGCCTGGAGTTCGGGGTTGTGTCGCGTCAGGTCGCCGTCGGCGGGCAGTTGGCGACCCTGCGCGGGCTGGGCGGTGAGTACACCGAGGTGTATCTGCCGCTGCACGGCGCGCACCAGGCGCACAATGCCGCCGTCGCCCTCGCCGCCGTGGAGGCGTTCTTCGGCGTCGGTGCCGCGCGGGCCGAGCCCCTGGACATCGACACCGTCCGCAAGGCGTTCGCGGCCGTCTCCTCTCCGGGCCGCATGGAGGTCGTACGGCGCTCGCCGACCGTCGTGCTCGACGCCGCCCACAACCCGGCGGGCGCGCGGGCGATCGCCGAGGCGATCGGGGAGGCCTTCGACTTCAGCCGGCTGATCGGAGTCGTCGGCGCGAGCGGCGACAAGAACGTGCGGGGGCTGCTGGAGGCCTTCGAGCCGATCTTCGCCGAGGTCGTCGTCACGCAGAACTCCTCCCACCGCGCCATGGACGCCGACGAACTGGCCGCGATCGCCGTCGAGGTGTTCGGCGACGAGCGCGTGCAGGTCGAGCCGCGGCTGCCGGACGCCCTGGAGGCCGCGATCACGCTGGCCGAGGAGGAGGGCGAGTTCGCGGGCGGCGGTGTGCTCGTCACCGGGTCCGTCATCACGGTCGGCGAGGCCCGGCTGCTGCTGGGGAAGGGCTGAGTCCGAAGATGCGTACGCTCTGTTCCTCGACCCTGATCGGCGAGTTCTTCGTCATCGGCTTCGCCGGTCTGGTCGCCATGAAGGATCCCGACCTGTCCATGTCGACGGTGTGGACGGTCAGCGGGATCGCGATGTTCCTGTGCCTGCTGCTGTGCGGCCTGGTGACCCGCCCCGGCGGCGTCGCCCTCGGCTGGGCCCTGCAGATCGCCCTCATCGCCTCCGGCTTCATCGTCCCGACGATGTTCTTCCTGGGCGCGGTGTTCGCGGCGCTGTGGTGGGCGTCGGTGCACTACGGCAGAAAGGTCGACGAGGCGAAGGCGCGCTTTGCGGCGCAAGGGGACAAAACCAGCCCTTCCGGAGCCTGAGGACGAGGCCGTCGAGGCCGATCGGAGCCCTGGGGGGCAGCCCCCGGGGCCGACGACCTGCACAAGCTGACACTCCGTGACGAGCGCCCAGCTCAGCCCTGTAACCTCGTCCCACCGCACACCTGTAGGTAATAAGGAGCTCGTCGTGACTCAGCGCACCCTCGTCCTGCTCAAGCCCGACGCAGTCCGCCGTGGCCTGACCGGCGAGATCATCAGCCGGATCGAGCGCAAGGCCGGCTGGCAGATCACCGCGCTGGAGCTGCGCACCCTGGACCAGGAGACCCTGGAGCAGCACTACGGCGAGCACAAGGGCAAGCCCTTCTACGAGCCGTTGGTGGAGTTCATGGCGTCCGGCCCGGTCGTGGCCCTGATCGTCGAGGGTGAGCGGGTCATCGAGGGGCTGCGCGCGCTGGCCGGTCCGACCGACCCGATCGCCGCGGCGCCCGGCTCCATCCGTGGTGACTTCGGCGTGATCGTCCGCGAGAACCTCATCCACGCCTCCGACTCCGAGGAGTCCGCGGAGCGCGAGGTGAAGATCTTCTTCCCGGGCCGCGCCTGACCCCCACACCCGGCCCGAACTGGGACGGTCGAAGAAACCCGGCCGCCCAGCGGCATATGCGTGGCGATC is a window from the Streptomyces sp. NBC_00299 genome containing:
- the ndk gene encoding nucleoside-diphosphate kinase, whose protein sequence is MTQRTLVLLKPDAVRRGLTGEIISRIERKAGWQITALELRTLDQETLEQHYGEHKGKPFYEPLVEFMASGPVVALIVEGERVIEGLRALAGPTDPIAAAPGSIRGDFGVIVRENLIHASDSEESAEREVKIFFPGRA
- a CDS encoding valine--tRNA ligase; protein product: MTENAQQQPPAPDTELPTQYAPADVEGPLYERWVERGYFEADAKSDKPPFTVVIPPPNVTGSLHLGHAFEHTLIDALTRRKRMQGYETLWQPGMDHAGIATQNVVERELGKEGKSRHDLGREAFVERVWQWKGESGGQISGQMRRLGDGVAWSRERFTMDEGLSQAVQTIFKRLYDDELIYRAERIINWCPRCLTAISDIEVEYQDDDGELVSIRYGDGDDAIVVATTRAETMLGDTAVAVHPDDERYRHLVGRDIELPLTGRRIPVVADEHVDPEFGTGAVKVTPAHDPNDFEIGQRHGLPSLTVMDEHAVITAHGPFQGLDRLEARSAIVAALRAEGRIVAEKRPYVHSVGHCSRCKTTIEPRLSMQWWVKVGPLAKAAGDAVRDGKVKIHPQEMEKRYFDWVDNLHDWCISRQLWWGHRIPVWYGPEGEVLCVGPDDEVPTGEGWHQDTDVLDTWFSSGLWPFSTLGWPEQTESLAKFYPNSVLVTGYDILFFWVARMMMFGLYAMDGTPPFHTIALHGMVRDQFGKKMSKSFGNAVNPLDWMDKYGSDALRFTLARGANPGVDVPIGEDWVQGSRNFANKIWNATRFALMNGATVDGPLPEPSAMSSTDRWILSRLNSVVAEVDAFYEDFQFAKLSDALFHFAWDEVFDWYVELSKTTFQAGGEPAEVSKRVLGEVLDVTLKMLHPVVPFVTETLWTTLTGGESIVIAEWPKDSGFRDTAAEQEIAVLQQVTTEVRRFRADQGLQPGQRVPARLSLDGTALAPHEPAIRQLLRLQPEGESFTATATLPVAGAEVALDLSGVIDVAAERKRLAKDLAAAEKEKAQANAKLGNEAFLAKAPDNVVEKIRGRLAKAEEDIARIAAQLDRLPQA
- the folC gene encoding bifunctional tetrahydrofolate synthase/dihydrofolate synthase; its protein translation is MSDQNEPDPLDPFEEIIAAETDRDPDLAVIEAGSRTLRTQGGPPSADVPARPEDPEVDKALREVEAELATRWGETKLEPSVSRIAALMDVLGEPQRAYPSIHITGTNGKTSTARMIEALLGAFELRTGRYTSPHVQSITERISLDGAPISAERFIETYQDIRPYIEMVDSQQEYRLSFFEVLTGMAYAAFADAPVDVAVVEVGMGGSWDATNVIDGDVAVVTPIDLDHTDRLGSTPGEIAGEKAGIIKQDATVIMAQQPVDAAQVLLKKAVEVDATVAREGLEFGVVSRQVAVGGQLATLRGLGGEYTEVYLPLHGAHQAHNAAVALAAVEAFFGVGAARAEPLDIDTVRKAFAAVSSPGRMEVVRRSPTVVLDAAHNPAGARAIAEAIGEAFDFSRLIGVVGASGDKNVRGLLEAFEPIFAEVVVTQNSSHRAMDADELAAIAVEVFGDERVQVEPRLPDALEAAITLAEEEGEFAGGGVLVTGSVITVGEARLLLGKG
- a CDS encoding DUF4233 domain-containing protein, whose protein sequence is MRTLCSSTLIGEFFVIGFAGLVAMKDPDLSMSTVWTVSGIAMFLCLLLCGLVTRPGGVALGWALQIALIASGFIVPTMFFLGAVFAALWWASVHYGRKVDEAKARFAAQGDKTSPSGA